Genomic segment of Paenibacillus sp. FSL R5-0912:
CCAGCTCATTGGCAATAATATTCGCCAACGTTGTTTTGCCGAGACCCGGAGGCCCGTACAGCAAGACATGATCCAGCGCTTCGCTGCGCATCTTGGCTGCTTCAATATATATTTTCAGGTTTTCTTTCACCTGGTTCTGGCCGATATATTCACCCAGATAACGGGGCCGCAGACTTAATTCAACCGCCTGCTCGTCCATCATCAGATTTGCTGATATAATCCGGTCATCCATTATTCCTCACTCCGTTCTTCAGGGACCTATTTGGCAATATACAACAGCCCCAACGCCTTCTTCATCAGCACGTCAACCGGTCCGGTATCCGTACCTTCCTGCTTCATCTTCAGCCACACGCGGTCCAGCTCTGCATCGGTATAACCCAGTGCCTTCAGGCCGTCACGAGCCTCTTCCCATGGAAGGGCCTCCACCTTAGCCTGGGCCTCAGCCGCCACTGCGAACAGCCCGGTCTGCAGGGCAGCTCCGCCGAAGCCGTCCAGCTTGTCCTTCAGATCCAGAATCATCCGCTGCGCCGTCTTCTTGCCGATGCCCGGCAGCTTCGTCAGGAAGGTGATGTTCTCCTGATAGATCGCCGAGATCAGCTGATCCGGCGTTCCGCCGGTCAGAATGCCCAGCGCCACACGCGGGCCGATGCCTGACACCTCGATCAGCTTGCGGAACAGCTTCTGCTCCTCACGGGTCGGGAATCCGAACAGCAGCGTCGCATCCTCACGGGTCTGATAATGAATGAAGATGGTCACCGGACCCTCCACCTTGGCAAAAGCATACGGATTCGGGCAGAAGACCCGGTATCCTACGCCTTGAACATCCAGTACTACATATTCTGACTCCAAATGTACAACCGGTCCTCTTAGGAAATCTATCATTTTCGCAATACCTCATTTAATTTGGAATTAAGACTCACGGAATGGGCGTGGCATACCGCCACCGCCAGTGCATCCGCCACATCATCGGGCTTCGGTACAGCCGACAGCTTAAGAAGCAGCTTGACCATCTCCTGAACCTGTTTCTTCTCCGCCTTGCCGTACCCTACTACTGCCTGCTTCACCATCATAGGGGTGTACTCCGCCACCGGCAGCCCGCGCTGCACGGCCGCCAGAATCAGCACTCCGCGCGCCTGCGCCACCGGCAGGGCCGTTGTCACATTGCGGCTGAAGAATAGCTTCTCTACCGCAACCGCATCCGGTTTATATTTGTCAATCAGCTGCACCATGCCTTCATAGACATGCAGCAGACGTTCTTCTTCCGGAGTATGTGCCTCAGTCTGGATGCAGCCGTACTGGACCGGAGTCAATTTGTTTCCAACCTTATCTACAAAACCAAAGCCGACAATCGCCAGACCCGGATCAATCCCTAAGATGCGCAAGATCCTTCTCTCTCCTCTATGCCAGGGTAGAATACCCCCTGCTGGTTCATCCATGAATCCGCCCTAAAGCGAACATATGTATTCCTTCTACCCATTATAGCAAAAAAAAATCCCCGGGGAGACAAAATCTTTGTCCAGGGGAAATTAAAATCAAGCGGCTATTTCAAACAAAAAAACCCGTGAGCCTCCTGCCCACGAGTCTTCAAACAGTTATGTCCTTCACTTCATTCCGCATGCATCACCTGTTCCGCCGAGTCCCGCGCATAGTCGCTGAAGGTAGACAGTACACTGTTGTACTCCTCCATGTCTTGTACCCGGATGCCCTGATGAAGCTGCTCCCAGATCCCCTCCGGTAAAGAGGATTTCATTGAGCCCATATCCAGCTGAAAGAAGGTCTTCATCACCTTTTCCGACGTCGGCGGTCCTTTGAACAGCGTCAGATTCCCCTGCTCATCCACTCCGAAGTAGGCCTCTTTTTTGGTGAGCGGCGACAGATCATTGACTCTCTGCTCCAGCCACAAGTCGCCTTCCCTGCTGAGCCAGCCGTTCCAATCGGAATGCTGTCCGATCATCATCTTCAGCTGGGCCGGTGTCTGCTTGCCGGGCAATGTCTGAACCTCTTCACCGGCTACATAAATTATCTTCAGGTGCACCGTTCTGCTGACCGCATCCCGGCTGACTGCTTCAAGCAGCTCTTTGCTGTCCATCACAGCAGCTTCATCTTCTGCTTCAATCCCTGTATGGTTATAAACGGCTGCCACAGCCGGAATACTGCTGCCGGGTTCCCGGTTCTGCTCCTCTGTTCCGCTTAATGTTCCAGGCAATGTCCAGGCCGTATGCTCCAACAGCAGACTGATCTCTTCCGGAACCTTCATGCCACGCCAGGCCAACAGCGTAAGCGCAATGCATGCAGCCCCCACCCAGGGAGCCTTTTTCCAACGTCTCCACCGCCGCCACAGTTGTTTTTTCAAGCGAAAAGCATTCACGTTAATCCCTTCATTCTGGTTTTTCCCTATTGTGACCTGTGAAGGGAGCATTTATGCGTATTTGCTTGAAATTCATTCCAAGCGGAATTAATCTGTGTCCAGCGGATTCTCAATGGCTCCGAGGAACAGGACCACCTGAGTCTGCACCTCCTTGATCATGAACAAAAACGCCCGGTTGACCGTCATTTGAAAAGGCGTATCAGCAGGAGCCCCAATTGGGAAAAGTTGCAAATTACCAGCTGATTAAGTCCCCTCTAATAGAAATTAGGAATCACCGGCAGCTTAATATGGCTCGGATACTCCTGGTTATGGTAGATCGTCTGCCGCACAATGACCGCTTCCGTATCTTCATACGGATTGTTTCCGGTGTTTGTGTTAGGAAAGGCCACGAATTTGCTGGAAGAAGTGACTGTGAAGCGGACCCGGTGTCCTGCGGCAAACGAGTGGGCAATGTTCTGCAGGAAAATATCATACCGCTCCACCTGGCCTGGCACCAGCAGCTGAGGCTGCTCCAGCCCATGCCGGTATTTCGCCCGCACGATGTAATTGGACAGGCGGATGGAATCGCCTTGTTCATTCACATCACTCAGCGTCACGACCCAGTCCGTATCCAGCCCCGAGCTTGCCGCATAGATGACCGCAGACAGCTCTCCGGCAATGGTCAGCCGCTCTGCCAGCGGCTCACTGGTATAGACGACAATGTCGCTGCGCAGCTCATGCTTCCGCATGTTCTCCGGCTCCCGCTCTCCGCTGTCGGCAACCGGGTCAGCCGGATTATAGATGTAAGTGTCTGCTGCTGAATGTTCCTCCGGCTCCATAACCAGCCGTCCATCGCCCAGGGATGAATTCGCCCGGCCGTCTCCACCCAGATAGAACGGAGTTACCTTTGCTTCTGCCGGTGTCCAGTCCTCCGAGGTTCTCCAGCGGTTCTCGCCCACCACATAATAGGAAGCCCGCGGCTCCTGGTCGATGCCGTTCGGAATATCCTTCAGGAACCGGTCGAACCAGCGCAGCACAGATATATCATAATCGTACACCACTGCATCATTGCCGAAGGATACGCCAAGCAGATCCCGCGCCCGGTTCGGTCCGTGCTCCCAGGCGCCGAGACGGATTTTGCGGCTCTTTACATCATGCTCCGTCAGCATCCGCCAGGTCTCCGATACCCCTGGACTGTCACCGTCATACCAGCCGGAGATCACATACATTGGAACCTTGACCTGATCCCCGCGCTCAGTGAAGGTGCAGTTTCTCCAGAAATCATCATACTCAGGATGCTGGCTCCACAGCTCCCACGGCCCGGAAGTGCAGCCGATCATCTGCTGCGGAATATCCCTGATCGGTCTGGCATCGACCGCCGCTTCAGGGTCCACTGTAATGCCGCCAAAAATATCAAAGTCCGTCCGCGTCCCCACCGACTGCGCAAGCGTCCAGGACAGCAGCGGCCAGGAGCAGAGCGTCCCGCCTTTGCGCGCGGTGTCCACGAACGGCGATCCTACATTAACCTCATCCACAACCGCCAGCAGGTTCGGGTGGCCGCTGGTAGCTGCTGCTACAACGACATAGCCGAGATAGGAGGCGCCCCACATCCCAACTTTGCCGTCAGACCATTCCTGGGCGATAATCCAGTCAATGGTATCGTAGCCGTCATCGCGTTCATTATAGAAGGGAATCAGCTCCCCTTCCGAGTCCGCACGGCCGCGTACATCCTGGGAGACCACGGCGTAGCCTTTGTTCGCCCAGCGCATGAAGATTTCTTTTTTACCATTCCGGTCGTAACAGGTTCGTACCAGAATAGTCGGCACCTTCGTTCCCGGCTCAAGCCCTTCAGGAAGAAACACATCCGTAGCCAGCTTCACGCCCTCCCGCATCGGCACTAGGTACGTACCCAGATCATTCACCCCGTATTCCGGCTGCGACAGCAGCGGTTCAGCATAGAGGGCGAGCGGGGTCAGCTCCTCATATCCTGCCTTAACGATCAGCTCAATGCCATAGCGGTTAGGGGTCAGAAAAGCGACTACCTCCCCGTCCAGCGTTACAATATCCAGCGCCGTGCCCCCGCGGTAAGCCCATACCTGTGAGGTCCGCATGATACCGGCAATCTCCGCCTGATAGGTAATATGCTTCTGATATTTGTCCCCGTTCCTCAGGATAACCTCGTCCCCGGCCCATTCCGCATCGGTGTACACATGAAGCTGCCCCGCGATCCGCGCCAGAGGAAGAACATATTTCGCGCCAGCATCCAGCACATTCTCCTGCATCTGTGTGCGTCTGCGGGTGTCAACCTTGGCATGCATAACCTCCTTGTCCGTGAAACGGATTGTTCCGCTATATATTCCCGAGCAATAGAAGTTGAAGCTTGTCTGCTGTAAGTACGTATTCATCAATATGAGTCCCCTATCCGCAAATTTGTTCGAACACACGCAGCCAGTTGCCGCCCATAATCTTAGCGATCTCTTCATCGCTGTACCCGCGCGCCACCAGTCCCCGCGTGAAATTGCTGAAATAACTGTATTTCTCAAGCCCTGCTACGGTTTCCGTGGAGGGACCATCCCCTTTGGCGAACCCCAGCTTAGGTGCAATCTGCTCCTTAAAAAAGACCAGTGACCACTCCAGGTCACTCATAGGCCAGTCCGTTCCGATGCCCACATGCTCTACGCCTACCAGCCTGATCACATATTCAATATGATCCAATACATGCTCAATCGTGGTATGGTCCGGATCTTCATGCACAAACCACGGCATCGCAAAAATACCAATCACCCCGCCGGTGGCAGCAATTGCACGGATCTCCTCGTCACTTTTGCAGCGCATATGCGGGTAGAGGGCTTCCACACCGGTATGCGAGGCGATAACCGGTGCTTTCGAGGCTGCACAGGCATCCAGGGTGGTCTGTCTGCCGCAATGTCCGGTATCGACGATAATTCCCAGCGCATTCAACCGCTCCACAAACCGCAGACCGTATTTGGACAGCCCGCCATTGCCCGGCTCCGCACAGCCGGAACCTATCAGATTCTGGTTGTTGTACGTTAACTGCAGAATCCTTAGACCAAAGCCATGCAGCGCGTCAAGCAGCTCCAGATTCTTCCCAAGCGCATCCGTTTCCTGTGCCGTTACAATACCGGCCTTCCTGCCCTCACGCTTAGCCCTGCGGATATCCTCTGCCGTCAGTGCCTTCACCAGCCAGTCCGCGGAATCGAACTGCAGCTGAACCTCGCCCATGCTGGTAATCATACTCTCTATATCATTCAGGTGCAGTTCGCGGTTGCCCGCCGTAATGCCTGACTTGTACCATTCCTCTTTGTACTCCGCAATCTCACCGCCGGCCGACAGCCGGGTAATGATCTGCGCCGGCAAGGCGCTGTAGACCATCGGTTCATCCTTGTACGGCTCGCACAACTCCTTCACCTTAAGCGAGACGCTCTCCGGGATAGCGCTTGGGGACAGCGGCCCCTGGAACAGCAGATCAATATTGATATTCTCCTCATGCAGGCGTTTCGCCCGCTCCTCCTGTTCAGCACTCAGTCCGAACTCATACCAGCCTTCCCGTTCCTGTAAGCTCACTTGATCCAGCCCCTCCTCTATTAACAATAGATATCAACTTGATATCTGTCCGTTATCGTTTTTGCAATGTTCATATATTCCATAGTTAATATATTGTCAGATTTAAACTAGATAGATTGAACTTGTATTTTTTCTATTCTGGGATTGCCGTAACTCCAAAGAATGTTTGGCCCTCCGGCCGCTGTTGTCTACAGATTTCTTGATTTGTACCGTTATTCGCGGTGGAAATCCGCAGACAAAGTCGGACGCTGTCGCTTGCTGAAAGTTCGCAGTGACCCGATTACTGTAAGCTTAACTGCACTTTGTACAACTAAACCGTCTGATTTTCAACCGATTATTTGTTTAGTTGTATTCCGTGCAATTAAATTGACTTATTGTAGAAGGTTCCTCACCCATTCGGGCAGATTTAGTTGTACAGACTACAGTTATAAGCGGCAAGCAGCCCTTTTCGCTGTTTTTAATTGTACATTCTACAACTATCACTGAAGTTTCACTTGGAGCTGAATACATCCATTGCCACTTGCTGCATTATTGAATCAACTCACTTCTTTATTTCTGATGCTGGACTAGTTACTCTTAACGTTACTCCTAATATGACTTGTACACGCCGTGCTCTGCGGAGCCGGTCAGCGTCAGGTTCGGTCTGGTTACAATACAACTTCCACACCCTTATGCAGAGCAACCGCCTGTTTATAAATATAGAAGGCTGCGGCAAGATCCTGAACGGCAAGCCCTAGTCCCTTAAAAAGCGTAATTTCACTGCTGCTTCCCCTGCCCGGAACATGCCCCTTCAGCAGACCGCCAATTTCGCCAATGATATGGTCCGCAGTGATCGCCCCTTCGCTGAGCGGGATCAGATAATCCCCCGCTTCATGGACCGCCGACTCCAGCCGGTCCACATAGAGCCTCGCCCCGGCTACAAGCGCCGTGTCCAGCTCCCGTTCATGCGCCCTGCATGCGCCGATCGCATTGATATGCGCGCCTGGCTTCACCCAGGCGCCGTGCAGCACCGGCTCCCCCGCCGCCGTCGCCGTGCAGATAATGTCCGCGTCCGTCACCGCGTCCTGCACAGACAGCGCTGCCGTGATCTCTGCGTTCCACCGGCTGCTCATGGCATCGGCGAACGCCCGGGCCTTGCCCGGCGTTCTGCTCCAGACTTTGGTGCGCTTGATGCCGCGCACCTGCAGCATAGCTTCCAGATGGCTCCGGGCCTGCTCCCCGGTGCCGAGAACCGCCAGGGACTCCGCCTCTTCCCTGGCGAGCAGCTTCGTCGCCGCCGCACTGACCGCCGCCGTGCGGATGGCTGTAATCGACTGGCCGTCCACTATGGCCAGCGGCACGCCGGTGGCGGCGTCGAACAACGACACCATCCCCTGATGCGACGGCAGGCCGCTCCCGTGATTGCCAGGGAATACGCTGATGATCTTAGCACCAGCGACCCCTTCACGCCGCAGATACCCCGGCATCAATCCCAGCACATTCCGCTCCGCCAGCGGAAGAACCTGGCGGAGACTCTGCACAGCCTCCCCCTCCGACAGGTCAGCGAGGACGGTTTCCATCACAGTGATGCAGGACTCCATCGTTAGAATCTCTGCAACTTCCTTCCCGTTTATCATCAGCACATTTAGACCCTCCCGGATTCTTGATAACGCATATCCATTCTTATCTTTTCAAAAAAAGATTCAAGCTTATCTTTCTATGCCATCATTTGCTATACTCTATATTAGCGAAAAAAGTTAAAAACTAAAACAAAGGGGATATCCTTGATGATTATTCAGCCAAAAACACGCGGCTTTATCTGCACGACTGCTCACCCGGAGGGATGTGCCGGACAAATACAGGAACAGATTGACTATGTACGGGCACAAAAGAAACTTACCGGTCCGGCCAACGTGCTGGTCATCGGCGCTTCTACCGGCTACGGACTGGCTTCCCGGATTGCGGCTGCATTTGGCGCAGGTGCCAATACAATAGGTGTATTCTTCGACAAAGCTGCTGAAGGTGCCCGCACAGCATCCGCAGGCTGGTACAATTCCGCTGCTTTTGAGCAGGAAGCGGCCAAGCAGGGGCTGAAATCGTTCAGCATCGTTGGCGATGCCTTCTCGGATGCCATTAAGACTAAGACCATCGACTTGATCAAGGCTGAACTCGGCACCGTTGACCTGGTTGTGTACAGCGTAGCTTCCCCGCGCCGCACCCATCCCGTTACAGGAGAAGTCTTCTCCTCGGTTATTAAGCCAGTGGGGGATGCTTATACGAACAAGACGATGAACTTCCACACCGGGGAAGTATCCACGGTTACTATTGAGCCGGCAACGGATGACGAAGTCCGCCAGACAATCGCTGTTATGGGTGGAGAAGATTGGGGCATGTGGATCAATCAGCTGCTGGAAGCAGGCGTGCTTGCAGTTGGTGCAACAACCGTGGCCTATTCCTATATCGGACCTAAGATCACCCACCCCATCTACCGGGACGGAACCATCGGCCAGGCGAAGAACCATCTGGAACAGACGGCGATCGCGCTGAACGAGCAGCTCTCTGCTACAGGCGGACGGGCCTACGTATCCGTGAACAAGGCTCTGGTTACCCAGTCCAGCTCCGCCATCCCTGTGGTGCCGCTGTATATTTCCGCACTCTATAGAGTAATGAAGGAAAAAGAACTGCACGAGAACTGCATTCAGCAGATGTACCGCCTGTTCGCAGACCACCTGTATAACGGCGGCGAAGCGGCAGCAGATGGCAGCCACCTGATCCGGATTGATGATTGGGAGATGCGCGAGGATGTGCAGATCGAGGTCATGAGACGCTGGAACGAGCTTGAAACGGATAATGTTCCTGAACTTGCAGACCTTAAGGGCTACCAGGATGACTTCTTCCATCTGTTCGGCTTCCGTACCGAAGGCGTGGATTACGAAGCAGAGACTGATCCTGCTGTCGCTATTCCCAATATGGTATAAGCGTTCCGTCTAATACATGAAGCCGTTCCCTCACCGGGAGCGGCTTTTTGGCGTGCAGATTCCAGGTTATCGCTCCAATTCGGGCATAAGCGCATAAGCTCCCCCAACAGTTCATTTCATTAAATAAGCTTTGACTTTATGTGATCCTTGCAGTATTTTATATCTAAAAGATATATCTTACAGATTGGATGCGTGCATATGGCTGCTAACAGGAGCAAGACAGGATATGTGTTACTGGGACTATTAAACGAAGAGAACTTAACGGGGTATGAGATCAAAAAGATTGTAGATACCCGGCTTTCCTTTTTTTGGAGTGAGAGCTTTGGCCAGATCTATCCGGAACTGAAGCGGCTGGCTGTGGGGGGCTTGATCGCTGTGTGTGAAGAACCTGTTTCTGCAGAGGGCAAGAACAGCAAACCAAGCATCAAGTATCAGATAACCGCATCCGGTAGGTACGAATTACAGGAATGGCTCAAGACACCGGTGGAAAAAGAAACCGTACGCTACGAGCTGCTGCTCAAGCTGTACTTCTCCAATTCCTCCTCTTCCGCCACCATGCTGGAGCATGTCCGGGAGTTTGAAATCAACCACCGGCGGCAGCAGCAGCTGTTCGACAAATTCGAGGCGCAGCTGAAGCAGAATCTGGATGTCCATAGTAATCACAGCCGCATTCTGATGGTCCTGTCCTTTGGCCAGAAGCTGTGGGAGTCTTATGCAGACTGGTGCGGGCAGACCATAGCTTTGCTGGAACAGGAAGTTTCAGAACAGGGGACTCCGCAGAATGAATAAGACCGTGGATTTGTATTACTTTTCAGGCACGGGCAATACGAAAGCGATTGTAGACTTTGTGGTTAGAACCCTTAAGACCCATAACATCCGCACATCCCTGAATCTGATCGGCAGCGGATCTATGCCAAGCAGTCCGGTTAATGACCTGTGGTTGGCCTTCCCGGTCAATTCGCAGTCCGTGTCCCCGTTCATCTGGAGATTCCTCCGGCGGCTCCCGAAGAGCCAAGGCACCAACGTATATGTAATCGCTACGCTCAATAACTCAGCCCATATTCTGGAGCCGCTCTATACCCTGCTGAAGAATAAGGGCTACATCCCTGTCTCCGCCTGCGAGATCAGTATGCCTAACAATATGCTGGATGCCGTAGCCCATCCGGAGGATGATCAGGCCCGGCTGAGCGCAGCCTATCAGAAAGCTGAGACTTTTGTCCATCAGGCACTTGCCGGTGAATCCGCCTGGAAGTCAGAGTATCCCGGGTCGAAGGCCGTCTCCGTTCTCTCCAGAAGAACCGTGCTGCCCTGGATGTCGATGCGGCTGATGCTCAGATTGCGGACGGTCCCCTCCAAGTGCATCAGTTGTGAACTATGCGTTCTGCAATGTCCCACTGGTAATATAGTAGTGGTCGATGATCTGCCATACCATAGGTACAAATGTGATTTCTGTATGAAGTGTGCGGCGAACTGTCCGCGGAATGCAATCATAGTATCAGGCAAAGACAAGCTTCACTTC
This window contains:
- a CDS encoding BofC C-terminal domain-containing protein, producing the protein MKKQLWRRWRRWKKAPWVGAACIALTLLAWRGMKVPEEISLLLEHTAWTLPGTLSGTEEQNREPGSSIPAVAAVYNHTGIEAEDEAAVMDSKELLEAVSRDAVSRTVHLKIIYVAGEEVQTLPGKQTPAQLKMMIGQHSDWNGWLSREGDLWLEQRVNDLSPLTKKEAYFGVDEQGNLTLFKGPPTSEKVMKTFFQLDMGSMKSSLPEGIWEQLHQGIRVQDMEEYNSVLSTFSDYARDSAEQVMHAE
- a CDS encoding EFR1 family ferrodoxin (N-terminal region resembles flavodoxins. C-terminal ferrodoxin region binds two 4Fe-4S clusters.) yields the protein MNKTVDLYYFSGTGNTKAIVDFVVRTLKTHNIRTSLNLIGSGSMPSSPVNDLWLAFPVNSQSVSPFIWRFLRRLPKSQGTNVYVIATLNNSAHILEPLYTLLKNKGYIPVSACEISMPNNMLDAVAHPEDDQARLSAAYQKAETFVHQALAGESAWKSEYPGSKAVSVLSRRTVLPWMSMRLMLRLRTVPSKCISCELCVLQCPTGNIVVVDDLPYHRYKCDFCMKCAANCPRNAIIVSGKDKLHFRNARMHKSTLEL
- the fabV gene encoding enoyl-ACP reductase FabV; translated protein: MIIQPKTRGFICTTAHPEGCAGQIQEQIDYVRAQKKLTGPANVLVIGASTGYGLASRIAAAFGAGANTIGVFFDKAAEGARTASAGWYNSAAFEQEAAKQGLKSFSIVGDAFSDAIKTKTIDLIKAELGTVDLVVYSVASPRRTHPVTGEVFSSVIKPVGDAYTNKTMNFHTGEVSTVTIEPATDDEVRQTIAVMGGEDWGMWINQLLEAGVLAVGATTVAYSYIGPKITHPIYRDGTIGQAKNHLEQTAIALNEQLSATGGRAYVSVNKALVTQSSSAIPVVPLYISALYRVMKEKELHENCIQQMYRLFADHLYNGGEAAADGSHLIRIDDWEMREDVQIEVMRRWNELETDNVPELADLKGYQDDFFHLFGFRTEGVDYEAETDPAVAIPNMV
- a CDS encoding ornithine cyclodeaminase family protein, which encodes MINGKEVAEILTMESCITVMETVLADLSEGEAVQSLRQVLPLAERNVLGLMPGYLRREGVAGAKIISVFPGNHGSGLPSHQGMVSLFDAATGVPLAIVDGQSITAIRTAAVSAAATKLLAREEAESLAVLGTGEQARSHLEAMLQVRGIKRTKVWSRTPGKARAFADAMSSRWNAEITAALSVQDAVTDADIICTATAAGEPVLHGAWVKPGAHINAIGACRAHERELDTALVAGARLYVDRLESAVHEAGDYLIPLSEGAITADHIIGEIGGLLKGHVPGRGSSSEITLFKGLGLAVQDLAAAFYIYKQAVALHKGVEVVL
- a CDS encoding PadR family transcriptional regulator — protein: MAANRSKTGYVLLGLLNEENLTGYEIKKIVDTRLSFFWSESFGQIYPELKRLAVGGLIAVCEEPVSAEGKNSKPSIKYQITASGRYELQEWLKTPVEKETVRYELLLKLYFSNSSSSATMLEHVREFEINHRRQQQLFDKFEAQLKQNLDVHSNHSRILMVLSFGQKLWESYADWCGQTIALLEQEVSEQGTPQNE
- the ruvA gene encoding Holliday junction branch migration protein RuvA, whose product is MIDFLRGPVVHLESEYVVLDVQGVGYRVFCPNPYAFAKVEGPVTIFIHYQTREDATLLFGFPTREEQKLFRKLIEVSGIGPRVALGILTGGTPDQLISAIYQENITFLTKLPGIGKKTAQRMILDLKDKLDGFGGAALQTGLFAVAAEAQAKVEALPWEEARDGLKALGYTDAELDRVWLKMKQEGTDTGPVDVLMKKALGLLYIAK
- the ruvC gene encoding crossover junction endodeoxyribonuclease RuvC — its product is MRILGIDPGLAIVGFGFVDKVGNKLTPVQYGCIQTEAHTPEEERLLHVYEGMVQLIDKYKPDAVAVEKLFFSRNVTTALPVAQARGVLILAAVQRGLPVAEYTPMMVKQAVVGYGKAEKKQVQEMVKLLLKLSAVPKPDDVADALAVAVCHAHSVSLNSKLNEVLRK
- a CDS encoding serpin family protein; the encoded protein is MQLFPIGAPADTPFQMTVNRAFLFMIKEVQTQVVLFLGAIENPLDTD
- a CDS encoding dipeptidase; this translates as MSLQEREGWYEFGLSAEQEERAKRLHEENINIDLLFQGPLSPSAIPESVSLKVKELCEPYKDEPMVYSALPAQIITRLSAGGEIAEYKEEWYKSGITAGNRELHLNDIESMITSMGEVQLQFDSADWLVKALTAEDIRRAKREGRKAGIVTAQETDALGKNLELLDALHGFGLRILQLTYNNQNLIGSGCAEPGNGGLSKYGLRFVERLNALGIIVDTGHCGRQTTLDACAASKAPVIASHTGVEALYPHMRCKSDEEIRAIAATGGVIGIFAMPWFVHEDPDHTTIEHVLDHIEYVIRLVGVEHVGIGTDWPMSDLEWSLVFFKEQIAPKLGFAKGDGPSTETVAGLEKYSYFSNFTRGLVARGYSDEEIAKIMGGNWLRVFEQICG
- a CDS encoding CocE/NonD family hydrolase, encoding MNTYLQQTSFNFYCSGIYSGTIRFTDKEVMHAKVDTRRRTQMQENVLDAGAKYVLPLARIAGQLHVYTDAEWAGDEVILRNGDKYQKHITYQAEIAGIMRTSQVWAYRGGTALDIVTLDGEVVAFLTPNRYGIELIVKAGYEELTPLALYAEPLLSQPEYGVNDLGTYLVPMREGVKLATDVFLPEGLEPGTKVPTILVRTCYDRNGKKEIFMRWANKGYAVVSQDVRGRADSEGELIPFYNERDDGYDTIDWIIAQEWSDGKVGMWGASYLGYVVVAAATSGHPNLLAVVDEVNVGSPFVDTARKGGTLCSWPLLSWTLAQSVGTRTDFDIFGGITVDPEAAVDARPIRDIPQQMIGCTSGPWELWSQHPEYDDFWRNCTFTERGDQVKVPMYVISGWYDGDSPGVSETWRMLTEHDVKSRKIRLGAWEHGPNRARDLLGVSFGNDAVVYDYDISVLRWFDRFLKDIPNGIDQEPRASYYVVGENRWRTSEDWTPAEAKVTPFYLGGDGRANSSLGDGRLVMEPEEHSAADTYIYNPADPVADSGEREPENMRKHELRSDIVVYTSEPLAERLTIAGELSAVIYAASSGLDTDWVVTLSDVNEQGDSIRLSNYIVRAKYRHGLEQPQLLVPGQVERYDIFLQNIAHSFAAGHRVRFTVTSSSKFVAFPNTNTGNNPYEDTEAVIVRQTIYHNQEYPSHIKLPVIPNFY